The genomic window AAGGCGTCATTGCCGCCATTGCCGATGGCATCGGTTCAAGCGATGTGAGCGATGTCGCGAGTCAGACAGCCGTCCAGAGCGTAGTATCCGATTTTTACTCCACCTCCGCCGCCTGGTCGATCAAAAATGCGCTCAGCCGAGTCGTCAGCGCCACCAATGCATGGCTGCATGCCCGTACGGATAGTAGCTGGGCGCGCTATGACAAGGACCGCGGCTATGTCTGCACGCTGACGAGCCTGGTCATTCGCGGCCACATGGCCTATTGCCTCCATGTGGGCGATACGCGGGCCTACCGCTACAGTGACGGGGGGCTGGAGTGCCTGACTCACGATCATCATGTCTTGGGGGCGGACGGTACCCGGCACCTCGCCCGGGCGATCGGCAGCCATCATGCCGTCGAGCAGGAGTACACCCAGAGCCGCGTTACGCGCGGAGACCGCCTTCTGTTGAGCAGCGACGGTGTCCATGAATACCTTGACGAGGCGACGCTCGTCGCCCATCTCAGTGCCACCACAGACTGTCAGAGCATTGCCCGCCATCTCTGTGACACCGCACGTGCCAATGGCAGCCCGGATGACTTAACCGCCGTTGTGCTGGGCATCATTCAGCTGCCCGAGGAGGCATCAAGCGAGTGGCGCGAGCGCACACAGGCATTGCCTTTACCGCCCGAACTGCGCGCCGGCGAGATGGTGGACGAGTTCCGGATCATCCGCGAGATTCACCGCTCTCACCGCAGCCGTGCTTACCTCGCCCGGCACCGGAGCACAAACGAGCAGGCGATGCTGAAGATCCCCTCGACGGAGCTGGGCGAGGATCCGGCGGCAATAGAGCGGTTCCTCGCGGAGGAGTGGATTGCCGCCCGTGTCACGAGTGCGCATGTGGTCGCGGCCTTTCCCCGGCAGGTCGAGCCAACGTGTCTTTACGCGGCGTTTGAGTACATCAAGGGGGGAAGCCTGCGGCAGTGGATGCGCGATCAGCCTCGGCCCGATCTGCAGTCCGTCCGCGATGTGGTTCGTCAGATCGGCTCTGGCGTGCGCGCACTGCATCGCCAGGAGATGATCCATCAGGATCTGCGGCCTGAAAATGTCATGATCGATCGCGACGGCAGTGCCAAACTGATCGACCTCGGCGCGGTGAAGATGCTTGGGTTGCCGGACGCCGGCACGTCGGAGCCGGTCCTCGGCACCGAACAGTATACAGCCCCGGAGATGTTCCTCGGTGCTGGTCCAAGTGAGCGTACCGATGTCTACTCGCTCGCGGTAGTGACCTACGAGCTCATCACTGGCGAGTTGCCCTACGGCCCGCGTCCCGCTCAGGTCCGGCGCTTCAGCGACCTCCGTCGGCTACGCTACCGTCCTGTTGCGAAGTCGCGTCATGGCTGGCCCGAATGGCTTGATGATGTCCTCGCGCGCGGTAGTCATCCGCTACCGGAAGCGCGCTATAAGGACATCCCGGAATTCATCCATGCGCTCGATCATG from Spiribacter curvatus includes these protein-coding regions:
- a CDS encoding bifunctional protein-serine/threonine kinase/phosphatase codes for the protein MPATLHVEIGQWSTAGSKPINQDACAVKVPSGRELETKGVIAAIADGIGSSDVSDVASQTAVQSVVSDFYSTSAAWSIKNALSRVVSATNAWLHARTDSSWARYDKDRGYVCTLTSLVIRGHMAYCLHVGDTRAYRYSDGGLECLTHDHHVLGADGTRHLARAIGSHHAVEQEYTQSRVTRGDRLLLSSDGVHEYLDEATLVAHLSATTDCQSIARHLCDTARANGSPDDLTAVVLGIIQLPEEASSEWRERTQALPLPPELRAGEMVDEFRIIREIHRSHRSRAYLARHRSTNEQAMLKIPSTELGEDPAAIERFLAEEWIAARVTSAHVVAAFPRQVEPTCLYAAFEYIKGGSLRQWMRDQPRPDLQSVRDVVRQIGSGVRALHRQEMIHQDLRPENVMIDRDGSAKLIDLGAVKMLGLPDAGTSEPVLGTEQYTAPEMFLGAGPSERTDVYSLAVVTYELITGELPYGPRPAQVRRFSDLRRLRYRPVAKSRHGWPEWLDDVLARGSHPLPEARYKDIPEFIHALDHGEPTSEAKAPTPIAERDPVTFWQTVAAVLVTIIILQWALL